In Pseudomonas oryzihabitans, the DNA window GCAGGCGCAGGACAACCGTCTGCAAAACCTCTCCAGCGCGGTGCAAACCGTGCAGAGCGGTAGCGGCGAGGTGGAAAGCCGTCTCAAGGCCCTGGCGGAGGAGCAGGCCGCGCTGAAGAACGGCCTGGCCCAGACCAGCAGCCTGGCCGAGCAGGTCGCCAGTCTTGGCGCTCAGAACAAGGCGCTGCAGGCCGACATCGCCGCGCTGAAGAAGCCCAGCGCCCAGAGCCAAGCGCTGGGTGAGATGCAGCAGGACTTGCTGGTGCTGCGCAGCGAGCTGGACGCCCGCCCGGTGGGGCCGGACAGCAAGGAGTTCGACTCCTTCCGCCTGCAGACCACCCGCAACATCACCACCCTGCAGACCCAGGTGCAGAATCTGCAGCAGCAGATCAGCGCCGGGGCGCGTTGATCGGATCGATCTCGCTGCGCTGCCACTCCTGGGGCCAGAGCTCGCCATCGAGTTGGGCGAGCCGGCGCTGCAGGACCTTCTGCTTGAAGACTTCGAGGATTTCCACCAGCACCTCGTCCAGGGCATTGTCCTGGGCGCCGCTGGGCAGGCTCTGATCGAAGCCGTGATCGGCCAGGCGACTGGCCAGGGCGCGGAAGTCACGGGTACGCAGGCTGGCCGTCGCCTCCCGCACCAGCCCATTGACGATGTCGGTGAGCACCCCGTCCAGGGTGTCGGCCAACCGGTCGCCCATGGGCAGCCGCTTGAGCCGGGCGAGGTCGGGGTTCTCGTCCAGGGCGCGCTGCACCACGTCCCCTACCAGCCGTTCCAGGGTGGCGCGATTCTGGGTGTAGCCCTGTTCCACCATCGCCTGGATGCGCTGCGCCATGCCGTCGATCAGGCGCTGCTTGCGCGGGCGGATGACGCGATCGATCACGCTCTGGGAAAAGTCGTCGCGGGTGTTCAGCTCGTCCTGCAACTCACCGCAGATCTTGATCATCACCCGGTCCGACAGATCCTCCATGAGCAGCTGGTAGTAATGGTCGAAGAGCTGGTAGGGCCGCCAGTGGCGCATGTCGATCAGCCCCAGGCGCTGCAGGCGCAGGAGCAGGGAGATGATGCGCAGGGCGCGCAGCAGGCGGAAGCCGCCGAGGGGAATGCAGCCGAGTACGTCGTACCAGTGGATGAAAGGGTAGTGGTACCAGCGTGAGTGACGGCGCTCGACCACCGCCACCAGCCAGCCGAGCAGCACGTCGGTGAGGAAGAAGGCGACGAACACCAGGTCGATGTGGGTGAAGTGGGCGTGGATGCGTTCGCCATAGAAGGCGTGGAAGCCGGGCAGCACGGCGGCCAGGGCCTGGTTGAGCGGCCCCAGGGCATAGAGGCTGTCGAACAGGATCAGTGCCAGGTTCACGCAGACCAGGATCAGGATCAGGCCGTCCCAGAGGGCGAGCAGGCCTTCGTGGCGGCGCACGGGTGGCGCTGCTGGCGCGGCCGGCGCGCTCATGGCCGCGCGGCCTGCCAGAGCACCTCGCTCACCCCCTGGCGCCGGGCGACAATGCGCGCCGCGACGAACAGCAGGTCGGACAGGCGATTGAGATAGGGCAGGCCCTGGCCCTCCAGCGGCTCTACCGCATGCAGGCTACGGCAGCGCCGCTCGGCACTGCGCGCCAGGGTGCGGCAGACGTGGGCCTGGGCCACGGCGCGGGAGCCGCCGGGCAGGATGAAGTTCTCCAGGGGGCCCAGCTCGGTGTTCCAGTGATCGATGGCGCCTTCCAGGCGCTCGATCTCCACCGGTTGCAGGGCACGATAGCTGGGCATGGCCAGTTCACCGCCGAGATCGAACAGTCGGTGCTGGCAGGGCGCCAGGGCCTCGCTCACCTCGGCGAGGCGCGCATCCTCGGCCAGTTCGGCGAGCAAGAGCCCCAGGGCGCTGTTGAGTTCGTCCACCGCGCCGATGGCCTCGATGCGCGGATGGTCCTTGGGGACCCGGCTGCCGTCGGCGAGGCCGGTGTCGCCGGTGTCGCCCTGGCGGGTGTAGATCTCGGTGAGGCGAAAACCCATGGCGCGGCTCCTGGCAAGGTCTTAGACGGAATCAAAATCGGCCTGGACGAGGGGTAGGCGCAGGGTGAAGCAGGTCCCTACGCCGGGCGTGGAGTGCACCTCCATCTGCCCCTTGTGGTTGTTGGTGATGATGAAGTACGACACCGACAGGCCCAGGCCGGTGCCCTGGCCTACTTCCTTGGTGGTGAAGAAGGGCTCGAAGATGCGCTTGCAGATGTCCTCGGGGATGCCGATGCCATTGTCCTCCACCTGGATCTCGGCCCAGCCGCCACGCAGCCGGGTGCGCAAGGTGATGCGGCCGTATTCGCCTTCTTCCTCGTCGTCGCGCAGATGGATGGCCTGGGCGGCGTTCTTCAGCAGGTTGAGCAGCACCTGCTCCAGCTCGTTGGCGATCACCGGCACCGGTCCCAGCGCCGGGTCGAATTCGCGGAGGATGGACAGGGTGCGGAAGTCGAAGCCCTCGGCCAGGTCGAAGTCGTTGCCGGCGATCTCGATGGCCTGGTCGATCAGCGGCGGCAGCTCACTGGCTTCCATCTTGCGATTGCTGCGGCGGCTGAAGGCGAGCATGTGGCTGACGATCTTGGCCGCACGGCTGCCGGCCTGGTGGATGCCGTCGAGCAGCCGCGGGATCTGTCGACTCTCCAGGTAGCAGTTCACCGCATTGAGCTCGACGCCCGATTCGGCGGCCTGCTCGAGATTCTTCGGCAACTCCGGGGACAGCCGCCGACGGATGTTCTGCACGTTGTGCAGGATGGCGCCCAGGGGATTGTTGATCTCGTGGGCCATGCCGGCCGCCAGGCCACCGACCGAGAGCATCTTTTCCGACTGCACCATCATCTCTTCCATGTTCAGGCGCTGGGTGATGTCGTCGATGCGGATCACCACGCCGCGCCCGGCGCCGCCCATCAGCGGGTAGAAGGTCAGGGTGTAGTGACGCGGGGTGTCGGTCAGTGCCCAGGTCACCCGTTCCACCTTTTCCACCCGCAGGAGTTCGGCGGTGCGGCTCAGTTGCGGCAGGAAGGGTTTGAGCGAGGGAAAGGCAAGAAACACCGGCTGGTTCAGGGCTTCGTCCAACTGGGTGCCGGAAAGGTGGGTGGCCTCCTGGTTCCACTGGGTGACGTAGAACTGCTCGTCCACCGCGATCAGCGCCGAAGGCATGGAGTCGATGATGCTGTTGAGGTAGTTCTGGAAACCGGTGAGCTTCTTCTCGATCTTGCCGCGGACCTGCACTTCAAGTTCCAGCTTGCGGTTGGAGCGCCGGGTCTCCTCGGCCAGGCTCTGGGCCTGCAGCACCGCGTACTGGGCGTCGTCGCGGGCGCGCTTGAGTTGCTGCTCGCGGCCCTGGATGCGGCCGAGCATGGTGTTGAAGGATTCCGCCAGGCGCCCAAGCTCGTCTTCGCTGCCCTTGCTGGCGCGCAGCGAATAGTTTTCCTCCCGGGTCACCTGGCGCGACAGCTCTTCCAGTTCGCGGATCGGCAGGGTGATGAGCCGCTTGATCTGCCGCGCCACCACCAGCCAGAGCAGGATGCTGAAGGTCAGGATCGCCAGGCTGGCGGTGAGGGTGCCGCGATAGAAGGCCCCTGGCAGTTCGCTGCTGGCCACCAGCAGGAGATGCCCGGGCGCCCCTTCGGGACGGGGCAGTTCCACCAGCAGATTGGTGCGGAATTCACGCAGGCGCCAGGTCTGCAGGTCTTCGAAACGCGCGGGTACCTGCAGGCGATCGCCGTTGTGCAACTCTGCCAGGCGCTGGCCCTGGCTGTCGTAGACGGCCGCCAGACGCAGCGGTGCATAGCCCTCCAGCTGCCGCAGTTGCACCTCGGCCGCCGCCGGTGAGGCCAGCACTTCGCGGCTGAGTACCGGGCTGGCGAACAGCCGGCCAAGCGTCTGCAGGGCCTGGGGTGCCACGCTTTCCTGGGAGATCCAGTAGGCGGCGCTGATGAAGGTCACGTTGGCCACCACCAGCACCGCGATCATCATCACCAGCAGGGCGGCCAGCAACTTGCGGCCGACCGGGAGATTCTTCAGGCGTTTGGCGAGGATCATGGGGCAGCCGCGGCAACAGGGAAGCGGGCAGGGTAGCCCGCAGCTAGTTCTCGGGCAATCCGCGCTCCGCGAGCCTGGCCTGGAGCCGCTGCTGCAGCTCGGCCAGATGCGGCACCGGCAGGCGCAGCCGTCCGGCGATCGGCAGGGCATGACCGAGCAGATGGCTCACCTCGGTGCGCTGGCCGCGCTCCACGTCCTGCAGCATGGAAGAGCGGTTATTGGCGGTGGCGGCGATCACCGCCTCGACCTCCTGCTGCAGCCCCTGGGCCGCCGGAGCGAGTCCCATGGCTTCCAGCAGCACGACGAGTTCATTGCACAGCGCGGCCACCTCTGTGCGGTGCTGGCTCAGTTCGCCGTTGCGGCAGTGATAGAGCACGGTCAGGGGGTTGATGGCGCAGTTGATCGCCAGCTTGCGCCACAGCCGGGCATCGATGTCGTCCGTCCAGCGTACCGGAAAGCCCAGGTCGGTGAGCGTATCTAGCCAGGGCGGCGGGGTATGGCTGCCGAGCTGGTCGCCGATCCAGATCTGGCCGGCGCCGGCCGCCACCACATGGAAGTCGGTCTCGCGAAAGGCGCCCTCGGTGGTGCTGGCCCTCAGGCAGCGCGCCCGTGGTACGCGGGCCGCCACGGCGTCCTGACTACCCAGGCCATTCTGCAGGAGCAGGACCTCGGCTTCCGGTTCCAGGCGCGCGGCGACACTGGCGATGGCGTCCTCGGCGTCATAGCTCTTGCAGGCCAGGATCAACCGGCGGATCGGATTGCCCGCCTCGGGCGTTTCGGCGGGCAGCGGATAGAGACTGGTCGTGTCGCCTTCGGTGAGGCGCAGTCCGCCACCGGCGCGATACTGCGCCAGGCGGGTGCGATCGCGCAGGATCAGGCGGACCGGTTCGCCGCCACGGAACAGGCGCGCTGCCCAGAGTCCGCCGAGACTGCCGGCGCCCAGCACGTGCCAGCTCACAGCTGTGACTCCAGGATGGGTTCGCGGGGCATGGTCGGATTCCTGCAGAAGAAGGCCAGTCGTTATAATGGTCGGTCAGGCTGCAGCGTCAAGGCTG includes these proteins:
- a CDS encoding cob(I)yrinic acid a,c-diamide adenosyltransferase; the protein is MGFRLTEIYTRQGDTGDTGLADGSRVPKDHPRIEAIGAVDELNSALGLLLAELAEDARLAEVSEALAPCQHRLFDLGGELAMPSYRALQPVEIERLEGAIDHWNTELGPLENFILPGGSRAVAQAHVCRTLARSAERRCRSLHAVEPLEGQGLPYLNRLSDLLFVAARIVARRQGVSEVLWQAARP
- a CDS encoding sensor histidine kinase, which encodes MILAKRLKNLPVGRKLLAALLVMMIAVLVVANVTFISAAYWISQESVAPQALQTLGRLFASPVLSREVLASPAAAEVQLRQLEGYAPLRLAAVYDSQGQRLAELHNGDRLQVPARFEDLQTWRLREFRTNLLVELPRPEGAPGHLLLVASSELPGAFYRGTLTASLAILTFSILLWLVVARQIKRLITLPIRELEELSRQVTREENYSLRASKGSEDELGRLAESFNTMLGRIQGREQQLKRARDDAQYAVLQAQSLAEETRRSNRKLELEVQVRGKIEKKLTGFQNYLNSIIDSMPSALIAVDEQFYVTQWNQEATHLSGTQLDEALNQPVFLAFPSLKPFLPQLSRTAELLRVEKVERVTWALTDTPRHYTLTFYPLMGGAGRGVVIRIDDITQRLNMEEMMVQSEKMLSVGGLAAGMAHEINNPLGAILHNVQNIRRRLSPELPKNLEQAAESGVELNAVNCYLESRQIPRLLDGIHQAGSRAAKIVSHMLAFSRRSNRKMEASELPPLIDQAIEIAGNDFDLAEGFDFRTLSILREFDPALGPVPVIANELEQVLLNLLKNAAQAIHLRDDEEEGEYGRITLRTRLRGGWAEIQVEDNGIGIPEDICKRIFEPFFTTKEVGQGTGLGLSVSYFIITNNHKGQMEVHSTPGVGTCFTLRLPLVQADFDSV
- a CDS encoding putative 2-dehydropantoate 2-reductase, which gives rise to MSWHVLGAGSLGGLWAARLFRGGEPVRLILRDRTRLAQYRAGGGLRLTEGDTTSLYPLPAETPEAGNPIRRLILACKSYDAEDAIASVAARLEPEAEVLLLQNGLGSQDAVAARVPRARCLRASTTEGAFRETDFHVVAAGAGQIWIGDQLGSHTPPPWLDTLTDLGFPVRWTDDIDARLWRKLAINCAINPLTVLYHCRNGELSQHRTEVAALCNELVVLLEAMGLAPAAQGLQQEVEAVIAATANNRSSMLQDVERGQRTEVSHLLGHALPIAGRLRLPVPHLAELQQRLQARLAERGLPEN